The DNA segment CCGAATTTCGCGGGTCCCGGAATCAGGCAAGTCCGCCTGGATGTCAATTTGCATCCAAATCGCGTCCGGTGGCATCGCTTCCGCAAAACGATCCGCCCATTCGATGACCGTCCAAGCGTTGGGCTCTTGGTAACACTCTTCCAAACCCAACTCCCACCACTCGTCCTCATCGCCAACGCGATACGCATCAACATGGTGCAACGTGTGATGCTGTGCGTGATAGGTTCGCAGCAACGTGAACGTAGGACTGGTCACTTCTGATGCATCCAAACCCATCGCTCGGGCGAGCTCTTGTGCCCATCGCGTCTTGCCCGCACCAAGTGTTCCGGTGACGGCAAAGCAGACCGGGAACGCAATCGGCTCGCGAACAAAAGCGTCCGCGAGCCGAGCGAGTGTTTTCAAATCAACTTGGTCGAGTGTGACCAAATTCAATCCTCTGACTTCGATTCCAGTGGGTCGGAAACTCAGGGAGTTTCTGCGGTGCCGGTCACGTTGTCCGAAGGCATTTCAGCAGCGCCGGTGGCGTTGTCGCTGACAACAGGAGCGGTGTCGGTGTCGACATCCACGTCGGCTGGTGGAGCTGGCGGTGGGCAACCAACGGTTGTGGCCAGCAATGCAAGTGCGAATACGCAACGAAGAGTTTGTTGAATCATGGTGACTCGGGAAGGAAGTAGGTGGGACAACTTGAGATCGATTCGGCAACCCGAATTCGCTTTCCAGCCTTTAGATTAGCAAAACGTTCATAAATTGCACCCTCTCGTTGCGAGAATCCATCGCAACAGGCCGTTCGTGGCGTTCAGCCAACCCTTGTCACCTGCCTAAACCTCATTACCTTCCCAAAGTCGGCGATGAATCCATCTGTCATGACTGCTTCCAGACTGCAAAACACCGCTTTCGTTCGGTCTGCCAAAATCGTTTCGAGCCGCGCGTTGACGTTTCTATCCTGCGGGATTTGATCAATCCCCAATCAGACTCCCTCTCGAACGGGTCGATACCACCACCGAAATCAGTCCATTCACCTGGGTTTACCTATGAAATCGACCGTCCCTTATTTGTTCGCTTTGTT comes from the Rhodopirellula bahusiensis genome and includes:
- the tsaE gene encoding tRNA (adenosine(37)-N6)-threonylcarbamoyltransferase complex ATPase subunit type 1 TsaE, yielding MNLVTLDQVDLKTLARLADAFVREPIAFPVCFAVTGTLGAGKTRWAQELARAMGLDASEVTSPTFTLLRTYHAQHHTLHHVDAYRVGDEDEWWELGLEECYQEPNAWTVIEWADRFAEAMPPDAIWMQIDIQADLPDSGTREIRFRCEDPERWNWVERVLQSLRSTE